The following are from one region of the Pseudorasbora parva isolate DD20220531a chromosome 12, ASM2467924v1, whole genome shotgun sequence genome:
- the LOC137093711 gene encoding odorant receptor 131-2-like, giving the protein MNLTIWIVDGYEEAFAKNIVIVTLGFIINFINGLFVVTFFSNPVFSRDSRYILYIYLVINDMLMICVSVTLYVLSYASPLLNASLCCILLVLGTTTSLITPLNLAGMAIERFIAICKPLHHSRICTPQRTYIFICLLWVLGTIPPLVDIIILLSITSISFFGSAVSCYSFSLLPTKAHKERTTALQVIYMSLVWIIIIYTYCRVMFTARKAVSKGSANKAQSTILLHGVQLLLCMLSYITPFMNVIITPFFPLHRTKITFCIYLLTNIMPRLLSPLIYGVRDQKFMKQMKEYFTCRVIIVKIVPSKS; this is encoded by the coding sequence ATGAACTTGACGATCTGGATTGTGGATGGTTATGAAGAAGCTTTTGCCaaaaacattgtgattgttacTCTTGGCTTTATCATTAATTTTATCAATGGATTGTTTGTagtgacttttttttctaatcCAGTGTTTTCAAGAGACTCCAGATACATCTTATACATTTACCTTGTAATCAATGACATGCTCATGATCTGTGTGTCAGTGACTTTATATGTGTTGTCCTACGCTTCACCACTCTTAAATGCTTCATTGTGTTGCATATTGCTTGTTCTTGGTACAACCACCTCTTTGATCACTCCTTTGAATCTGGCTGGTATGGCCATAGAACGGTTCATTGCTATCTGTAAACCACTGCATCACTCTCGGATTTGCACTCCACAAAGAACCTACATCTTTATATGCTTGCTATGGGTATTAGGAACTATACCTCCTCTGGTAgatatcatcattttattgtCAATCACATCCATATCTTTCTTTGGGTCTGCTGTATCTTGCTACTCATTCAGTTTGCTTCCTACCAAAGCACATAAGGAACGGACTACTGCTTTACAAGTCATCTATATGTCTTTGGTGTGGATAATTATCATTTACACTTATTGCAGAGTCATGTTTACTGCCAGAAAAGCGGTTTCAAAGGGTTCAGCAAATAAGGCTCAGAGTACAATATTGTTGCATGGTGTCCAGTTACTGCTTTGTATGCTTTCCTATATCACCCCTTTTATGAATGTAATTATCACTCCTTTTTTCCCTCTACACCGCACTAAGATCACTTTCTGTATTTATCTGCTCACAAACATTATGCCAAGATTACTGAGTCCTTTGATCTATGGGGTCCGAGACCAGAAGTTTATGAAACAAATGAAGGAATACTTCACATGTAGAGTTATTATTGTAAAGATTGTGCCatcaaaatcataa
- the LOC137093708 gene encoding odorant receptor 131-2-like, with protein sequence MSTMNSTMYLYSVQERYADAFAKNFTIVVLAVTILSINGVFVLTFFRSSIFYSDPRYILYIHLVLNDMLMVFISVILFMMAYVWQNVPLPFCVILLIIASTTHKNTPLTLAGMAVERYVAICKPLHHHQICTVRRTYILISLIWGVGVLPGLSDLILLSIVRPLSIFSTATSCGASILYSTPYHEVQSRFMNGLYSSVVWVILVFTYCQVLIAARRATNDKSSAKKAQNTILLHGAQLLLCMLSYITAVIDKMFVPLIPVDRARLTFFNYLLTNILPRLLTPLIYGVRDKHFYNHMKGLFSCRLFIVKVEAIKQ encoded by the coding sequence ATGAGTACAATGAACTCTACAATGTATCTTTATAGTGTACAAGAACGATATGCAGATGCGTTTGCAAAAAATTTCACCATTGTTGTTCTTGCAGTCACCATTCTGTCCATAAATGGTGTGTTTGTATTGACATTTTTTAGAAGTTCAATTTTCTACAGTGATCCAagatacatattatatattcacTTGGTTCTCAATGATATGCTCATGGTTTTTATTAGTGTAATTCTTTTTATGATGGCTTATGTATGGCAAAATGTACCTCTCCCGTTCTGTGTAATACTTCTTATAATAGCTTCAACAACTCATAAGAACACTCCTCTGACTTTGGCCGGTATGGCCGTTGAGCGTTACGTCGCCATCTGCAAACCACTGCATCACCATCAGATCTGCACAGTGCGGAGAACGTACATCCTTATCTCTCTGATATGGGGTGTAGGGGTTTTACCTGGATTGTCTGACTTGATTTTACTTTCAATTGTTCGGCCTTTATCTATTTTTTCTACAGCTACTTCTTGTGGTGCATCTATTCTGTACAGCACACCATACCATGAAGTACAGTCCAGATTCATGAATGGGCTTTACTCATCTGTTGTGTGGGTAATTCTTGTATTTACATACTGTCAAGTGCTGATTGCAGCCAGAAGAGCCACCAATGATAAATCTTCAGCAAAAAAGGCCCAAAACACCATCCTGTTACATGGAGCACAGCTTCTGCTCTGTATGCTGTCCTACATTACTGCTGTCATAGACAAGATGTTTGTCCCACTTATACCAGTTGATCGGGCAAGATTAACCTTTTTTAATTATCTTCTGACAAACATATTGCCACGACTACTTACTCCCCTGATTTATGGTGTTCGCGATAAGCATTTTTACAATCATATGAAGGGACTCTTTTCATGCAGATTATTCATTGTAAAAGTTGAAGCAATCAAACAATGA
- the LOC137093712 gene encoding odorant receptor 131-2-like, translating to MNSTIWIVDSYEEAFAKNIVIVTLGFIINFINGMFVVTFFSNLMFSRDSRYILYIHLVLNDILMIDISVTLYVLTYASPLLNASLCCILLFLGKATFMITPLNLAGMAIERFIAICKPLHHSRICTPQRTYIFICLLWVLGTIPSLADIIILFSIQPISFFRSTVLCYPFSLFPSKANLDNLTASQVIYMSLVWIILIYTYCRVLFTARKAVSKGSANKAQSTILLHGVQLLLCMLSYITPFMYVIIADFFPLHRTKITFCIYLLTNIMPRLLSPLIYGLRDQKFMKQMKEYFTCRVIIVKIVPSKL from the coding sequence ATGAACTCGACGATCTGGATTGTGGATAGTTATGAAGAAGCTTTTGCCaaaaacattgtgattgttacTCTTGGCTTTATCATTAATTTCATCAACGGAATGTTTGTGGTGACCTTTTTTTCTAATCTAATGTTTTCAAGAGACTCCAGATACATCTTATACATTCATCTGGTACTCAATGACATTCTCATGATAGATATATCAGTGACTTTATATGTGTTGACCTACGCTTCACCACTCTTAAATGCTTCATTGTGTTGCATATTGCTTTTTCTTGGTAAAGCCACCTTCATGATTACGCCTTTGAATCTGGCTGGTATGGCCATAGAACGGTTCATTGCTATCTGTAAACCACTGCATCACTCTCGGATTTGCACTCCACAAAGAACCTACATCTTTATATGCTTGCTATGGGTATTAGGAACTATACCTTCTTTGGCAgatatcatcattttattttcaatCCAGCCCATATCTTTCTTCAGGTCTACTGTACTTTGCTACCCATTTAGTTTGTTCCCTTCCAAAGCCAACCTGGACAACCTCACTGCTTCACAAGTCATCTATATGTCTTTGGTGTGGATAATTCTCATTTACACTTATTGCAGAGTCCTGTTTACTGCCAGAAAGGCGGTTTCAAAGGGTTCAGCAAATAAGGCTCAGAGTACAATATTGTTGCATGGTGTCCAGTTACTGCTTTGTATGCTTTCCTATATCACCCCTTTTATGTATGTAATTATTGCAGATTTTTTCCCTCTACACCGAACTAAGATCACTTTCTGTATTTATCTGCTCACAAACATTATGCCAAGATTACTGAGTCCTTTGATCTATGGGCTCCGAGACCAGAAGTTTATGAAACAAATGAAGGAATACTTCACATGTAGAGTTATTATTGTAAAGATTGTGCCATCAAAATTATGA
- the LOC137093709 gene encoding odorant receptor 131-2-like, translating into MNSTIWIVDSYEEAFAKNIVIVSLGFIINFINGMLVVTFFSNPMFSRDSRYILYIHLVLNDMLMICVSVTLYVLSYLSPLLNASLCCILMVLGTTTFMITPLNLAGMAIERFIAICKPLHHSRICTPQRTYIFICLLWVLGTIPSLADIIILLSIQPISFFRSIVLCYLFNVFPSNAHKDRTIASQVIYMSLVWIILIYTYCRVMFTARKAVSKGSANKAQSTILLHGVQLLLCMLSYITPFMDMIVIPFFPFHRTKISFFIYLLTNIMPRLLSPLIYGVRDQKFMKQMKEYFTCRVIIVKIVQSKL; encoded by the coding sequence ATGAACTCGACGATCTGGATTGTGGATAGTTATGAAGAAGCTTTTGCCAAAAACATTGTGATCGTTAGTCTTGGCTTTATCATTAATTTCATCAACGGAATGTTAGTAGTGACTTTCTTCTCCAATCCAATGTTTTCAAGAGACTCCAGATACATCTTATACATTCATCTCGTACTCAATGACATGCTCATGATCTGTGTATCAGTGACTTTATATGTGTTGTCCTACCTTTCACCACTCTTAAATGCTTCATTGTGTTGCATATTGATGGTTCTTGGTACAACCACCTTTATGATCACTCCTTTGAATCTGGCTGGTATGGCCATAGAACGGTTCATTGCTATCTGTAAACCACTGCATCACTCTCGGATTTGCACTCCACAAAGAACCTACATCTTTATATGCTTGCTATGGGTATTAGGAACTATACCTTCTTTGGCAGatatcattattttattgtcaATCCAGCCCATATCTTTCTTCAGGTCGATTGTACTTTGCTACCTATTCAATGTGTTCCCTTCCAACGCCCACAAGGATCGGACCATTGCTTCACAAGTCATCTATATGTCTTTGGTGTGGATAATTCTCATTTACACTTATTGCAGAGTCATGTTTACTGCCAGAAAGGCGGTTTCAAAGGGTTCAGCAAATAAGGCTCAGAGCACAATATTGTTGCATGGTGTCCAGTTACTGCTTTGTATGCTTTCCTATATCACCCCTTTTATGGATATGATTGTCATCCCTTTCTTTCCTTTTCACAGAACTAAGATCAGTTTCTTTATTTATCTGCTCACAAACATTATGCCAAGATTACTGAGTCCTTTGATCTATGGGGTCCGAGACCAGAAGTTTATGAAACAAATGAAGGAATACTTCACATGTAGAGTTATTATTGTAAAGATTGTGCAATCAAAATTATAA
- the LOC137093710 gene encoding odorant receptor 131-2-like — protein sequence MNSTIWILDSYEEAFAKNIVIVSLGFIINFINGMFVVTFFSNPVFSRDSRYILYIHLVLNDMLMICVSVTLYVLSYAIPLLNASFCCILLVLGTTTFMITPLNLAGMAIERFIAICKPLHHSRICTPQRAYIFICLLWVLGTIPSLADIIILLSIQPISFFRSTVLCYPFSFFPSNAHKERTTASQVIYMSLVWIILIYTYCRVLFTARKAVSKGSANKAQSTILLHGVQLLLCMLSYITPVVDMIVIPFFPFHRTKISFFNYLLTHIVPRLLSPLIYGVRDQKFMKQMKKYFTCRVIIVKIMPSKS from the coding sequence ATGAATTCAACAATCTGGATTTTGGATAGTTATGAAGAAGCTTTTGCCaaaaacattgtgattgttagTCTTGGCTTTATCATTAATTTCATCAATGGAATGTTTGTagtgacttttttttctaatcCAGTGTTTTCAAGAGACTCCAGATACATCTTATACATTCATCTGGTACTCAATGACATGCTCATGATCTGTGTATCAGTGACTTTATATGTGTTGTCCTATGCTATACCACTCTTAAATGCTTCATTCTGTTGCATATTGCTTGTTCTTGGTACAACCACCTTCATGATTACTCCTTTGAATCTGGCTGGTATGGCCATAGAACGGTTCATTGCTATCTGTAAACCACTGCATCACTCTCGGATTTGCACTCCACAAAGAGCCTACATCTTTATATGCTTGCTATGGGTATTAGGAACTATACCTTCTCTGGCAgatatcatcattttattgtCAATCCAGCCCATATCTTTCTTCCGGTCTACTGTACTTTGCTACCCATTCAGTTTTTTCCCTTCCAACGCCCACAAGGAACGGACTACTGCTTCACAAGTCATCTATATGTCTTTGGTGTGGATAATTCTCATTTACACTTATTGCAGAGTCCTGTTTACTGCCAGAAAGGCGGTTTCAAAGGGTTCAGCAAATAAGGCTCAGAGCACAATATTGTTGCATGGTGTCCAGTTACTGCTTTGTATGCTTTCCTATATCACCCCTGTTGTGGATATGATTGTCATCCCTTTCTTTCCTTTTCACAGAACTAAGATCAGTTTCTTTAATTATCTGCTCACACACATTGTGCCAAGATTACTGAGTCCTTTGATCTATGGGGTCCGAGACCAGAAGTTTATGAAACAAATGAAGAAATACTTTACATGTAGAGTTATTATTGTCAAGATTATGCCATCAAAATCATGA
- the LOC137093707 gene encoding odorant receptor 131-2-like — protein MNSTMLQNLAQDIYADTFVRNFTLVLLGITINLINGVFVFIFFKSSFFYNDPRYILYIHLVINDMLMVFITVMLFVMAYAWPNVPLPFCVILLIIASTTHKNTPLTLAGMAVERYVAICKPLHHHQICTVRRTYILISLIWGVGVIPGLAELIAIVIVRPLSIFKTNSACTSTVVYNTPYHDELNKVTNGLYTFFVWVILVFTYCQVVIAARRATTDKSSAKKAQNTILLHGAQLLLCMLSYITAVLDKIYFLTIADQQRKMLYFFSYLLTNIVPRLLTPLIYGVRDKHFLNHIKRLFSCKLPVVKVESTK, from the coding sequence ATGAACTCTACAATGCTTCAAAATCTTGCTCAAGACATATATGCGGACACTTTTGTTAGAAATTTCACCCTTGTTCTGTTGGGGATCACGATTAACTTGATCAATGGagtttttgtatttatattcTTTAAGAGttcatttttttacaatgatccgagatacatattatatattcatttggTTATCAATGATATGCTCATGGTTTTTATCACTGTTATGCTTTTTGTGATGGCTTATGCATGGCCAAATGTACCTCTCCCATTCTGTGTTATACTTCTAATAATAGCTTCAACAACTCATAAGAACACTCCTCTGACTTTGGCAGGTATGGCCGTTGAGCGTTACGTCGCCATCTGCAAACCACTGCATCACCATCAGATCTGCACAGTGCGGAGAACGTACATCCTTATCTCTCTGATATGGGGTGTAGGAGTTATACCTGGATTGGCTGAATTGATTGCCATTGTAATTGTCCGACCTTTATCTATCTTTAAAACAAATTCTGCCTGTACCTCAACAGTTGTGTATAACACTCCGTACCATGATGAACTAAACAAAGTTACAAATGgactttatacattttttgtgtgGGTAATTCTTGTATTCACATACTGCCAAGTGGTGATTGCAGCCAGAAGAGCCACCACTGATAAATCTTCAGCAAAAAAGGCACAAAACACCATCCTGTTACATGGAGCACAGCTTCTGCTCTGTATGCTGTCCTACATTACTGCTGTGTTAGACAAAATTTATTTCCTAACTATTGCAGATCAGCAGaggaaaatgttatattttttcaGTTATCTTTTAACAAACATTGTACCAAGACTTCTTACACCTCTGATATATGGTGTTCGggataaacattttttaaatcatataaaGAGACTTTTTTCATGTAAATTACCTGTTGTAAAGGTTGAATCAACCAAATAA